One window of Dermacentor andersoni chromosome 7, qqDerAnde1_hic_scaffold, whole genome shotgun sequence genomic DNA carries:
- the LOC140219549 gene encoding uncharacterized protein: MEPAGLKTLCEHAHVWVPEPAKEPVQKRSAGLAPALHGRGLKHRQLVSKKVIRTLRAIPSAARDNALHDKPYQGKVMQCVAADPTSSHFMHTGSFTQFADWRFIHRARLNLLPLNGASPWLTDRDERCRVCGYDKESLPHVLCHCMTRSAMYTARHNNIVLRIRTANRNRFDIAYENRPVGNTNLRPDIVLVRGEEAIILDVCCPFDNRLEAFAAARATKITKYEPVRLYLAQRYQRVTVDAIDIGALGSWDPNNDSVMRRLCSRSYLRLFKKLAVSDVITASRTIYHKHVAPR, translated from the exons ATGGAACCAGCGGGGTTAAAAACATTATGTGAGCATGCTCACGTTTGGGTGCCGGAGCCTGCGAAGGAGCCAGTGCAGAAGCGATCGGCTGGCCTGGCGCCAGCCCTGCATGGACGAGGCCTGAAGCACCGGCAGCTGGTGTCAAA GAAGGTTATCCGGACGCTGCGCGCCATTCCATCAGCAGCCAGGGACAACGCCCTACACGACAAGCCCTACCAGGGAAAAGTCATGCAGTGCGTAGCAGCTGACCCTACCAGTTCCCACTTCATGCATACCGGGTCTTTCACCCAGTTTGCCGACTGGCGGTTTATTCACCGAGCACGACTCAATCTTCTACCGCTTAATGGTGCCAGCCCTTGGCTTACTGACCGAGACGAACGCTGCCGAGTGTGTGGCTATGACAAGGAGTCTCTGCCCCATGTCCTTTGTCATTGCATGACACGTAGCGCCATGTACACGGCTCGGCATAACAACATCGTCCTTCGGATCCGCACTGCCAACCGTAACCGGTTCGACATCGCGTACGAGAACCGACCAGTCGGCAATACCAACTTACGTCCAGATATCGTCTTGGTGCGCGGCGAGGAAGCCATCATCCTCGATGTGTGTTGTCCTTTTGATAACCGCCTTGAGGCATTTGCCGCCGCCCGTGCCACCAAGATTACCAAGTACGAACCTGTCCGGTTATATCTCGCGCAACGATATCAACGCGTCACTGTTGACGCTATTGACATCGGCGCTCTTGGCTCATGGGATCCCAACAATGACTCTGTTATGCGACGCCTGTGCTCACGGTCATACCTCCGGTTGTTCAAGAAACTAGCCGTCAGTGACGTGATCACAGCATCGCGAACAATCTATCACAAGCACGTCGCTCCCCGCTAG